The genomic window CCATACGGGTGCCGCTCCTGTCCGCGGGAACGCAAGCGCGCCCTCGGGAGGCGCCGGGAACCCGCCGTACGTTCCAAGACTGTCAGCGGGGGCAACAATACGCAGGTGGACATGCGGGTGAATCAGGTGGAGGCGGGACCGGGCGCGGCACCGGGGGCGGTCGACCCGGACGCGGAGCGGCGCCGCGGGGTGCGCCGGATGAAGCTGATCGCGACCGGCTTCCTCGCCGTCGCCACGGTGGTCTACGCCCTGGCCAAGTGGGCGGACTCCCGTGACGCCGGGGCGTGGGCGGCCTACGTGGCGGCCGCGGCCGAGGCGGGCATGGTGGGCGCGATGGCGGACTGGTTCGCGGTCACCGCGCTCTTCCGCCGCCCGCTGGGGCTGCCCATCCCGCACACCGCGATCATCCCGACCAAGAAGGACGCGCTGGGCGCCAGCCTCGGCGACTTCGTCGGCGAGAACTTCCTGTCCGCCGAGGTCGTCCGCACCCGGCTGCGGGCGGTCGGCATCGCCTCCCGGCTGGGCACCTGGGTGGCCGACCCCGCCAACGCCGACCGGGTGACGGAGCAGGCCGCGGCGACGCTGCGGGGGCTGCTGACCGTGCTGCGGGACTCCGACGTGCAGGCGGTGGTCAGCGAGGCGATCACCCGGCGGGCCGAGGCCCAGGAGGTCGCCCCAGGCCTCGGCAAGCTGCTGGAGGGGATCGTCGCCGACGGCGGCCACCGCCGGCTGGTGGACCTGGTGTGCGTCCGCGCCCACGACTGGCTGGTCGAGCACGGCGACTCGGTGATGGACGCCGTCCAGGGCGGCGCCCCAGGCTGGACCCCGCGGTTCGTGGACCGCAAGGTCGGCGAGCGGGTCTACAAGGAGCTGCTGCGTTTCGTCACCGAGATGCGGGACTCCCCCCGGCACCCTGCGCGCGACGCCGTCGACCGCTTCCTCGGCGACTTCGCCGCCGAGCTGCAGTCCGACCCCGACACCCGGCAGCGCGTCGAACGCCTCAAGAACGACCTGCTGGCCCGCCCCGAGGTGCAGGACCTGATCGCCTCGGTGTGGGGGTCGGTGCGGGCGATGATGGTGGCCGCCGCCGAGGACGAGCAGAGCGAACTGCGGCTGCGCACCAAGGCGTCACTGCTCACCCTCGGCGGCCGGATGTCCGGCGACCCGCGGCTGCAGGCGAAGGTCGACAGCTGGCTGGAGGAGGCGGCCACGTATCTGGTCACCACCTACCGCGACCAGATCACCTCGCTGATCAGCGAGACGGTGGCCGGCTGGGACGCCGAGCAGACCTCCCGCAAGATCGAGGCGCATGTGGGCCGTGACCTGCAGTTCATCCGGATCAACGGCACGGTCGTCGGTGCGCTGGTCGGCCTGCTGATCTTCACGCTGTCGCGGGTCGCGGGCGGCTGACCCCGGGCGCCGCTCCGACCTCTGCGCTGCCCCTGCCAGCGGCGTGGCCTGCGGAGCCGCCACGTCCAGGTGCTGAACAGGGCTTGCGCGCGGAGGGGGTGCGATTGGAGGATCGGACAGACATCCGATGACATCCGTGGACCGTCCCCCGCGGATCACTGACGTACGGAGTACCACCGTGAAACTGCTGCGAGTCGGCCCCGCCGGGGCGGAGCGCCCCGCCCTGCTCGACAAGGACGGCGTCGTACGGGACCTCAGCGGGCTCGTCACCGACATCGACGGGACGCTGCTGGCCGACGCCGGCGCCCTGGCGCGGATCGCCGCCGCGGCCTCCGACGGCTCGCTGCCCGCGCTCGAGAGCGGGCTGCGGGTGGGCCCGCCGCTCACCGGCATCGGCAAGATCGTCTGCATCGGCCTCAACTACCACGACCACGCCGCCGAGACCGGGGCGGAGGCGCCCGCCGAGCCGGTGGTCTTCATGAAGGCGCCCGACACGGTGGTCGGCCCCACCGACACGGTGCTGGTGCCGCGGGGCAGCGTGAAGACCGACTGGGAGGTCGAACTCGCCGTCGTCATCGGCCGCGAGCTGCGGTACGCGGCGGACGAGGACGAGGCCATGGCGGCGGTCGCCGGCTACGCCGTCGCGCACGACGTCTCCGAGCGCGAGTTCCAGACCGAGCGCGGCGGGCAGTGGGACAAGGGCAAGAACTGCGCGACCTTCAACCCGCTCGGGCCGTGGCTCGTCACGGCCGACGAGGTCCCCGACCCGCAGGCGCTCGGCCTGCGGCTGTGGGTCAACGGCGTGCTGCGCCAGGACGGCAGCACGCGCGACCAGATCTTCCCGGTCGCGGAAGTCGTGCGGTACCTCAGCCACTTCATGGCGCTCTACCCGGGTGACGTGATCAACACGGGCACCCCCGCCGGGGTGGCCCTCGGCCAGCCCGAGCCCAAGCCGTACCTGCGGGCGGGGGATGTCGTCGAGCTCACGATCGAGGGTCTGGGCCGCCAGCGGCAGGTGTTCGCACCTGCCTAGCTCCTCTCACCCTTGCGGGGTGCCGCTGCGTGGGGGCTTCTCGCGCGGTTCCTCGCGCCCCTGAGGGGGTGCCACTTGCGGTGGCGGTTCGCCTGCCGGTGCGTTGTGGCTGGTCGCGCCGTTCCCGCGCCCCTCGGGGGTTGCCACTTGCGGTGGCCTGCTGCCTGCTGGTGCGTTGTGGCTGGTCGCGCCGTTCCTCGCGCCGCTGAAAAACGGTCACCCTCTGCGGAGAGGGCAAGCCACCAGGGGCGCGGGGAACTGGCGCTGCCAGCGCACGTGGCAGTCACCGTGACGCACCCGCAGGGCTAGGTCAGGAATCGGGTCAGGGCTGTCACGACCAGGGCGTGGTCCGTGGTCTGGGGGAGGCCGGAGACGGCCACGACGCCGACCACGCCGACGCCGGCGACCCGCAGGGGGAACGCCCCGCCGTGCGCGGCGAAGAGCGCGGGATCGAGGTGGGACGCGGCCTCGAACGTCGTGCCCTTGGCACGGAACCGCTCGCCCACGGCGAGCGAGGACGCGCCGTAGCGCAGCACGACCCGGGCCTTGCGGTCCAGCCACGCGTCATTGTCGGGGGACGTGCCCTCCAGGGCGTAGTGGAAGAGCTGCTGCCCACCCCGACGGATGTCGATCGTGACCGCGGCCCCGCGCTCGCGCGCGAGGTCGACCAGCAGGCAGCCGAGCCGCCACGCATCGTCGTTGGTGAAGCGGGGCAGCACCAGATCCCGCTCCTGCTCAGCGAGTTCCGCCGGGTCGGCGAGCCGGTCGGTGCTCACAGGGCCACCGCCTGTCCCGTGCGGGCGGACTCCCCGGCCGCCTCGATGACCTCGATCGCGGCGGCCGCCTCAAGCGCGGTGACCGGTGGTGGCGTGCCCTCGCGCAGGGCGGTCTCGACGGCCGCGTAGAAGGCGGGGTAGTCGCCGGGCAGCGACGGCACCAGCCGGACGTTCTCGTCGGTGCCCGCCGTGCCCCACGCGGACTCCGGCTCCGCGCCCCACGCGGCACCCTCGCCGGGCCGCAGGCCCTCGCGCAGGGCGGCCTCCTGCGAGTCGAGGCCGTAGGTGACGTAGCCGCCGGTGCTGCCCAGCACCCGGAAGCGCGGCCCGAGCCTGGCGGCGGTGGCCGACATCCACAGGTGCGAGCGGACCCCGTCGGCGTGCGTGATCGCGATGAAGTCGTCGTCGTCAGCGGCCGCGCCCGGCCGGCGGACGTCGGACTCGGCGTAGACGAGTTGCGCCGGGCCGAACAGGGTGAGGGCCTGGTCGACCAGGTGGCTGCCGAGGTCGTAGAGCAGGCCGCCGATCTCGGCCGGGTCGCCGGACTCGCGCCAGCCGCCCTTGGGCTGCGGGCGCCACCGCTCGAAGCGGGACTCGAAACGGTGCACCTCGCCCAGTTCGCGGCGCTCGAGCAGCGCCCGCAGGGTGCGGAAGTCGCTGTCCCAGCGGCGGTTCTGGAACACGCTGAGCAGCAGGTCCCGGTCGTGGGCGAGCGCGGCGAGCTCCCGCGCCTCCGCGGCCGTGGCGGCCATCGGCTTGTCGACGACGACCGGCAGTCCGGCCAGCAGCGCGGCGGTCGCGAGCGGCACGTGCGTGCGGTTGGGGGAGGCGAGCACGACCAGGTCGAGTTCGCCGGCCCGCGCCCACAGCTGGTCCGCGGTGTCGGCGAAGCCGGTGCCGGGGTGCTCGATACGGGCCTGGGCTCGGCGCTCCGGGTTGCCGGTGACGATGGTGTCCAGCGTCAGCCCCGGGGTCGCCGCGATCAGCGGGGCGTGGAAGAAGGAGCCGGCCGGGCCGTAGCCGACCAGGGCGACGCGCAGCGGGGCCATACCGGGAGAACTCATGGCGCTACTTTGGCAACAGTGTTGCCAAAGTGCAAGCGCGCGGGACAATGGCGGGGTGACCCCGCCCACCGCACCCGCAGCAGCGCCCCCCGCCCCGGGGCCGGGCGCCAACCTGCCCGCCCTGCGCAGCCACAACACCGCCGTCGTCCTCGGGCTGCTGCGGGACGCCGCCACCGCGCCGGGCAGCGGCGGGATCAGCCGGCCCGAGCTGGCCGAGCGGACCGGGCTCACCCCGCAGGCGGTCAGCAAGATCACCGCACGGCTGCGGGCGGACGGCCTGGCCGAGGACGCCGGGCGGCTCGCCTCGACCGGCGGCAAGCCGCGGACCGAACTGCGGCTCGCGGCCGGCGCCCGGTGCGCGGTCGGGGCGCACCTCGACGGCGAGACGCTGACCGCCGTCGTCGCCGACCTCGCCGGGCGTACGGTCGCCGAGCACGCCGCGCCCCTCGACCTGGCGCTGCCGGTGGCGGACGGCCTGGCCGCGATGCTGCGCGAGCTGCGGACCGCCGTCGGGCTGGCCCCGGCGCCGGTGCTGGGCGTCGGCGTCGGGATACGCGGCCCGCTGGACCACCGCACCGGCACCCTGCACGGCGTCACCGGCTTCCCGCACTGGTCGGGCTGCCCGCTGCGCACCGAACTGGCCCGCGGGCTCGGCCTGCCGGTGGCGGTCGACAAGAACACCAACGCGGCGGCCCTGTCCGTGCTGGCCGAGCCGCACAGCGCCATGGCCGGCGGCTCGTTCGGGTATCTGCACCTCGGTACGGGCCTCGGCGCGGCCCTCGTGCTCGGCGGCGGGGTCCACCGCGGCGGGCGGGCCGGCGCGGGCGAGTTCGGCCACCAGGTGGTGCAGCTCGACGGGCCGCCCTGCAAGTGCGGCAGGCGCGGCTGCCTGGAGGCGCTGTGCCTGGCGGCCGTCGCCAGCGGCGACACCGCGGGCGCCGCCCGGCTGCTCGGTGTGGGCGCCGCGAACCTGGTGGCGCTGCTGGACATCGACCGGGTCGTGCTCGGCGGCCGCACCGTGCTGGCCGACCCCGACGCCTTCCTGGCCGGCGTCGCCGCCGCCGTCGGCCCGGTCCCGGTCGGCCTCGCCGCGGCCGGGACCCGCGCGGTCGCCGAGGGCGCCGCGCTGCTCGCCCTGGCCCCGCTCTTCGCCCGGGCGGCCTGGGGCTGACCCCGACCAGCACGCGAGACGGCCGGGGCGGCCCGCACCGGCCCCGGTTACGCTGGGACACCGGTGCCGCCGCCACGCCCGTGGCGCGAATCCGTACCGCGGACGACGGGTGACGACGCTCCCCCCGGGCTCGGTCCGGGGGCACCACCAGGCACGACGACAGGAGACCGACCGGTGTCGACCCGCAGGCCCATCGACTCGTGGCTGACCGACATGGACGGGGTGCTCATCCACGAGGGCACCCCGATCCCCGGCGCCGACGCCTTCATCAAGGGCCTCAAGGAATCGGGCAAGCCCTTCCTGGTGCTCACCAACAACTCCATCTACACCCCGCGCGACCTGCACGCGCGGCTGTCCAGGATGGGCCTGCACGTGCCGGTCGCGAACATCTGGACCTCGGCGCTGGCCACCGCGAAGTTCCTGGACGACCAGCGGCCCGGCGGCACCGCCTACGTCATCGGCGAGGCGGGCCTGACCACCGCGCTGCACGACGTCGGCTACATCCTCACCGACCAGGACCCGGACTACGTGGTCCTCGGCGAGACCCGCACCTACAGCTTCGAGGCGCTCACCCGGGCGATCCGGCTGATCGGCGGCGGCGCGCGCTTCATCGCCACCAACCCCGACGAGACCGGCCCGTCCCCCGAGGGCCTGCTGCCCGCGACCGGCTCGGTCGCCGCGCTGATCACCAAGGCCACCGGGCAGGAGCCGTACTTCGTCGGCAAGCCCAACCCGCTGATGATGCGCGCCGGGCTCAACGCGATCGGCGCGCACTCCGAGACCAGTGCCATGATCGGCGACCGGATGGACACCGACGTGCTCGCCGGGCTCGAATCCGGCATGACCACCTTCCTGGTGCTCACCGGGCTCACCGCGGTGCCCGACATCGACCGCTACCCGTTCAAGCCGTCCCGGGTCGTGGAGTCCATCGCGGACCTGGTCGCCGAGATCTGATCACGCTGCGTGTCGGCCGCGTCACCCTGATGGGTCACCGAGCGTGCACGCCGGGCCGGTCACAGGAATCTTCGTAGACACCGGGCGCGAGTCCCCGCCCCCGGCCGAGCGGAGGTCCCCATGTTTGGTCTGAAACTGCCCGTCATCGCCGCGGCCGGTGCCCTCGGCGTCCTCGCCGTCGGCGGGGTGACCGGGCTGCCGAAGCAGGCACTCGCCGACGAGGGGGGCGGTGGATCGTCGTCCTCGTCGTCGTCGTCCTCCTCGTCGTCGTCCAGCTCCGGCATGGACATCTCGCCCGCCACGGTCGCGCCCGGCGGGGTGGTGAGCCTGCACCTGAAGGCCTCCTGCAAGTCCGGCGCCAAGGCCAAGGCCAGCGCCGAGGTCTTCGTCGACGCGGTCACCCTGGCGCCGTCGGGTGACGGCTCGGACGGGTGGGACGGTACGGCCTTCATCAAGTCCGACGCGGTCGACGGCTCCTACGCCGTCTCCGTCGAGTGCAACGGCTCCGCCAGCTCCGCGTCCGCCACCGTCACGGTGACCACGGGCAGCGGCCCGCTGGTCCCGGTCAACCCGGTCCCGGCCGGCGGCGGCGGCACCGCGCAGCTCGCCGCGGGCCCGGCCGCGGCCGGCACCAGCACCGGCCCGCTGCTGGTCACCGGTGGTGTCGCGGCGGCCGGCCTGGCCGGCCTGGTGATCCGCCGCCGCCGCACCGCCGCCCGCGGCTGACCGGCATGGCGGTGGGGGCGGACGACTCCGGTACCGGCGGTACCGACACCGGCAGGACCTGGGCGGCCGTCGTGGTCGGCCTGGTCCTGCTGGCGGCGTGGCTGCTCGGCCACGGCGGCCCCGGCACGCCCGCGACGCCCCCCGGCGCCCGCAGCCTCGCCGCCGCGGCGGCCGACCGCCCCGCGCAGGTCTACGCCCCGCACGTCCCGCTGCACGACGCCGTGCCGCTGCGGATCGACATCCCGTCCGTCGGCATCCACGCGAAGCTCGTCGGCCGCGGCCTGAAGCACGGGGCGGTGGACCCGCCCCCCTACTCCACCCCCGACGTCGCCGGCTGGTACCGCGACGGTCCCGCGCCGGGCGCCGCGGGCGCGGCGATCATCGTCGGCCACGTCGACACCGAGACGCGGGCCGCGGTCTTCTACGGCCTCAGCACGATCCAGCGCGGGGCGCTGGTGGAAGTCGCCCGTGCCGACGGGACGGTGGCGGAGTTCGCCGTCGAGGCGGTCGAGGTGGAGGAGAAGGCGCACTTCGACGCGAATCGGGTGTACGGGTCGGCGGGCCGGCCCGAGCTCCGCCTCATCACCTGCGGTGGGGCTTTCGACAAGGCGGCGCAGGCCTACTCGGCCAACGTGGTGGTCTTCGCCGCACTCACGGGTTCCCACCCCGCGTGACCCGCGGCCCGGTCGCGCCCCGGTAGCCCCACCCACCTGCGACGCACATCCGGCCTGCGGCCGGGGTGGGGGGTGGCGGCTCTTGCGGTGTCGTCCGCAGTGCCGCTTGCGTCGTGGCTGGTCGCGCCCTTCTCCCCCAGCGCTTCACCTGGGGGTACCCCCACGCGCCCCTGGGTGATTGCCCCTTGCGGTGGCGCCGCATCCTCCCCGCCGTCGTGGCTTGTCGCGCAGTTCCCCGCGCCCCCGAAAAACGGTCACCCTCTGCGCAGAGGGCACCCCCTGAGGGGCGCGGGGAACTGCGCGCTCAGCCCCGACGGCGCGAAAGCGAGCCGCCGCTGCAAGCGCGGCAGGCCGCCGCCCGCTGGAGGCGGGACGGCAGCGTCAGGGGTGGTCAGGCCCGGGGTGACCCGGACGGCAGAGTGGGGGGTGCGGGGTTGGGGCCCGGCGGAGGCGGGGGAGGGGGCAGGCGGGGGCCTGGGAGATCGCGCGGGGCGGACAACTTGCGCATAAGTTGGCGAAAGGTACGTCCACCCCACACCCCCCCGGGAGGTCCCGTGCTCGAACCGAAGGGCGGCGCCACCATGCGGCCGGTTCCGGCGGGGGAGGCCGCGCCGGACCGCGTGGAGGAGACCAGGGCCGGCGGGACCCCCCGCGCGCTGCGGACCGGGCTTGAGCGGCTGCTGGGCGCCGACCGGGTGCTCGG from Streptomyces sp. NBC_01198 includes these protein-coding regions:
- a CDS encoding DUF445 domain-containing protein; the encoded protein is MRVNQVEAGPGAAPGAVDPDAERRRGVRRMKLIATGFLAVATVVYALAKWADSRDAGAWAAYVAAAAEAGMVGAMADWFAVTALFRRPLGLPIPHTAIIPTKKDALGASLGDFVGENFLSAEVVRTRLRAVGIASRLGTWVADPANADRVTEQAAATLRGLLTVLRDSDVQAVVSEAITRRAEAQEVAPGLGKLLEGIVADGGHRRLVDLVCVRAHDWLVEHGDSVMDAVQGGAPGWTPRFVDRKVGERVYKELLRFVTEMRDSPRHPARDAVDRFLGDFAAELQSDPDTRQRVERLKNDLLARPEVQDLIASVWGSVRAMMVAAAEDEQSELRLRTKASLLTLGGRMSGDPRLQAKVDSWLEEAATYLVTTYRDQITSLISETVAGWDAEQTSRKIEAHVGRDLQFIRINGTVVGALVGLLIFTLSRVAGG
- a CDS encoding fumarylacetoacetate hydrolase family protein — protein: MKLLRVGPAGAERPALLDKDGVVRDLSGLVTDIDGTLLADAGALARIAAAASDGSLPALESGLRVGPPLTGIGKIVCIGLNYHDHAAETGAEAPAEPVVFMKAPDTVVGPTDTVLVPRGSVKTDWEVELAVVIGRELRYAADEDEAMAAVAGYAVAHDVSEREFQTERGGQWDKGKNCATFNPLGPWLVTADEVPDPQALGLRLWVNGVLRQDGSTRDQIFPVAEVVRYLSHFMALYPGDVINTGTPAGVALGQPEPKPYLRAGDVVELTIEGLGRQRQVFAPA
- a CDS encoding heme-degrading domain-containing protein, which gives rise to MSTDRLADPAELAEQERDLVLPRFTNDDAWRLGCLLVDLARERGAAVTIDIRRGGQQLFHYALEGTSPDNDAWLDRKARVVLRYGASSLAVGERFRAKGTTFEAASHLDPALFAAHGGAFPLRVAGVGVVGVVAVSGLPQTTDHALVVTALTRFLT
- a CDS encoding Gfo/Idh/MocA family oxidoreductase gives rise to the protein MSSPGMAPLRVALVGYGPAGSFFHAPLIAATPGLTLDTIVTGNPERRAQARIEHPGTGFADTADQLWARAGELDLVVLASPNRTHVPLATAALLAGLPVVVDKPMAATAAEARELAALAHDRDLLLSVFQNRRWDSDFRTLRALLERRELGEVHRFESRFERWRPQPKGGWRESGDPAEIGGLLYDLGSHLVDQALTLFGPAQLVYAESDVRRPGAAADDDDFIAITHADGVRSHLWMSATAARLGPRFRVLGSTGGYVTYGLDSQEAALREGLRPGEGAAWGAEPESAWGTAGTDENVRLVPSLPGDYPAFYAAVETALREGTPPPVTALEAAAAIEVIEAAGESARTGQAVAL
- a CDS encoding ROK family transcriptional regulator, translating into MTPPTAPAAAPPAPGPGANLPALRSHNTAVVLGLLRDAATAPGSGGISRPELAERTGLTPQAVSKITARLRADGLAEDAGRLASTGGKPRTELRLAAGARCAVGAHLDGETLTAVVADLAGRTVAEHAAPLDLALPVADGLAAMLRELRTAVGLAPAPVLGVGVGIRGPLDHRTGTLHGVTGFPHWSGCPLRTELARGLGLPVAVDKNTNAAALSVLAEPHSAMAGGSFGYLHLGTGLGAALVLGGGVHRGGRAGAGEFGHQVVQLDGPPCKCGRRGCLEALCLAAVASGDTAGAARLLGVGAANLVALLDIDRVVLGGRTVLADPDAFLAGVAAAVGPVPVGLAAAGTRAVAEGAALLALAPLFARAAWG
- a CDS encoding HAD-IIA family hydrolase, producing the protein MSTRRPIDSWLTDMDGVLIHEGTPIPGADAFIKGLKESGKPFLVLTNNSIYTPRDLHARLSRMGLHVPVANIWTSALATAKFLDDQRPGGTAYVIGEAGLTTALHDVGYILTDQDPDYVVLGETRTYSFEALTRAIRLIGGGARFIATNPDETGPSPEGLLPATGSVAALITKATGQEPYFVGKPNPLMMRAGLNAIGAHSETSAMIGDRMDTDVLAGLESGMTTFLVLTGLTAVPDIDRYPFKPSRVVESIADLVAEI
- a CDS encoding class F sortase, whose amino-acid sequence is MAVGADDSGTGGTDTGRTWAAVVVGLVLLAAWLLGHGGPGTPATPPGARSLAAAAADRPAQVYAPHVPLHDAVPLRIDIPSVGIHAKLVGRGLKHGAVDPPPYSTPDVAGWYRDGPAPGAAGAAIIVGHVDTETRAAVFYGLSTIQRGALVEVARADGTVAEFAVEAVEVEEKAHFDANRVYGSAGRPELRLITCGGAFDKAAQAYSANVVVFAALTGSHPA